A single region of the Salvia miltiorrhiza cultivar Shanhuang (shh) chromosome 8, IMPLAD_Smil_shh, whole genome shotgun sequence genome encodes:
- the LOC130998651 gene encoding uncharacterized protein At2g34160-like — MIVSLTQLLNYITKRYMQQHSEVELSGLGMAISTVVSVAEILKNNGFAVEKKIMTSTVEIKDDSRGRPVQKAKIEVVLGKTANFDELMAVAQEGRENGNDEE; from the exons ATGA TCGTAAGTTTAACTCAATTACTCAATTACATTACAAAG AGGTATATGCAGCAACACAGTGAGGTGGAGCTTTCCGGACTTGGCATGG CAATCTCAACAGTTGTCTCAGTTGCTGAAATTCTGAAGAACAATGGATTTGCTGTTGAGAAGA AAATCATGACATCGACTGTGGAGATAAAGGATGATTCTCGGGGAAGGCCCGTTCAAAAAGCCAAG ATTGAAGTAGTACTTGGGAAAACAGCAAATTTTGATGAGTTAATGGCCGTGGCGCAAGAGGGTAGGGAGAATGGAAATGATGAAGAATAA
- the LOC130998997 gene encoding pentatricopeptide repeat-containing protein At1g80150, mitochondrial-like has product MVRIGFYFLQTSDFRIGSDQAKIRSVIRMLTHRNLATAAVSSSVNKVISASSSAGKPSSVDEPALVKLKNERDPEKLFNLFKANATNKLVVENRFVFEDTVSRLAGAGQLDYIENLLEHQKTLPQGRREGFIIRIIMLYGRARMTKHAVNTFCDMHLYGCVRTVKSFNAALKVLTESRDLQAINWFLNDVPARFGIVLDAYSFNIVIKGLCEMGILDKAFLVMAGMGKWGLAPDVFTYTLLIEASYKSNWPEIANGLWSRMVLKGCLPNIATFNVRIQYLVNKGRTWDANKLLDYMRRLKKSPEFPDEITYNLVIKGFCKMGNLKMAMYVYSAFRSEGYKPNQKIYQTLIHYFCEAREIDMAYNMCKQSMENNWYPSVDTINKLIDGLVRDEKLEKIDKARHIYSLALKRKPPFNSAQIEFMKSLV; this is encoded by the coding sequence ATGGTTCGGATtggattttattttcttcaaacttcggattttcggatcggatcggatcaaGCAAAAATCCGATCCGTAATCCGAATGCTCACCCACCGTAATCTGGCCACCGCAGCTGTTTCTTCATCCGTTAATAAAGTTATCTCCGCCAGCAGTAGTGCTGGAAAACCTAGTTCAGTAGATGAGCCTGCATTGGTTAAGCTAAAGAATGAAAGGGACCCTGAGAAACTGTTCAATTTATTTAAGGCCAATGCCACAAATAAGCTTGTTGTTGAGAACCGATTTGTCTTTGAGGACACAGTCTCTAGGTTAGCTGGGGCGGGCCAGCTTGATTATATCGAGAATTTGCTTGAGCATCAGAAGACTCTGCCACAGGGTCGTCGGGAAGGGTTCATTATACGAATAATTATGTTGTATGGGAGGGCTAGAATGACTAAGCATGCTGTCAATACGTTTTGTGACATGCATTTGTATGGTTGTGTGAGGACTGTTAAGTCATTCAATGCTGCTTTGAAGGTATTGACTGAATCTCGGGATTTACAGGCGATTAATTGGTTTCTAAATGATGTTCCTGCTAGATTTGGAATTGTGCTAGATGCATATTCTTTTAATATTGTTATCAAGGGTTTATGTGAAATGGGTATACTGGATAAGGCGTTTCTTGTCATGGCTGGGATGGGAAAATGGGGACTAGCTCCTGATGTTTTTACATACACCTTGCTTATAGAGGCCTCTTACAAGTCGAACTGGCCAGAGATTGCGAATGGATTGTGGAGCCGGATGGTATTAAAAGGTTGTCTTCCCAATATTGCGACCTTCAATGTGAGGATTCAATACTTGGTAAATAAGGGGCGTACATGGGATGCTAATAAGTTGTTGGATTACATGCGGAGATTGAAGAAATCTCCTGAGTTTCCTGATGAGATCACATATAATTTGGTGATCAAAGGTTTCTGCAAAATGGGAAATCTAAAAATGGCTATGTATGTGTATTCTGCTTTTAGGAGTGAGGGCTACAAGCCAAATCAAAAAATTTACCAAACCTTGATCCATTATTTCTGTGAAGCAAGAGAAATCGACATGGCATACAACATGTGTAAACAAAGTATGGAGAATAACTGGTATCCTAGTGTGGACACCATCAACAAGCTGATCGATGGCCTGGTCAGAGATGAAAAACTTGAGAAGATTGATAAGGCAAGGCATATCTATAGTCTTGCTTTGAAAAGGAAACCTCCTTttaattcggctcaaattgaATTCATGAAATCCTTAGTATGA